The Deltaproteobacteria bacterium genome window below encodes:
- a CDS encoding long-chain-acyl-CoA synthetase, whose amino-acid sequence GTGDLLKKDKQGYFYFVDRIGDTFRWKGENVSTQEVAEAVSSYPGVEVANVYGVEVPGGDGRAGMAALVLSDPKGFDPRAFYAHVTAALPSYAVPIFLRLQLEAEVTGTFKLRKVELQREGWDPAKLDDPLFVRDDAAKTYLPLDERRHRAIEAGEVRL is encoded by the coding sequence GGGGCACCGGCGATCTGCTGAAGAAGGACAAGCAGGGCTACTTCTACTTCGTCGACCGGATCGGCGACACGTTCCGCTGGAAGGGCGAGAACGTCTCGACGCAGGAGGTCGCCGAGGCGGTGAGCTCCTATCCGGGCGTCGAGGTCGCCAACGTGTACGGGGTAGAGGTGCCCGGCGGCGATGGACGGGCCGGAATGGCGGCGTTGGTGCTCTCCGACCCGAAGGGCTTCGACCCGCGCGCCTTCTACGCGCACGTGACGGCAGCGCTGCCCTCCTACGCCGTGCCGATCTTCCTGCGCCTGCAGCTCGAGGCGGAGGTGACCGGCACGTTCAAGCTGCGCAAGGTGGAGCTGCAGCGCGAGGGCTGGGACCCCGCCAAGCTCGACGACCCGCTCTTCGTCCGGGACGACGCCGCGAAGACGTACCTTCCGCTCGACGAGCGGCGCCACCGCGCGATCGAGGCCGGCGAGGTCCGGCTCTAG